One part of the Mesomycoplasma conjunctivae genome encodes these proteins:
- the rplE gene encoding 50S ribosomal protein L5 has translation MNQLQKHYLETVAPALKTKYNYSSVMEIPKVTKIILNMTAGNEITNSKAIEEVLNELSLIAGQKPFQTKAKKSLASWKLREGMPVGGKVTLRRENMWEFLYKLINVSIPRIRDFRGVNPKAFDGRGNFALGVKEILIFPEISFDKIRKLRGLDVIIVTSAKTDAEAKSLLELMGIPFAKKVN, from the coding sequence ATGAATCAATTGCAAAAACACTATTTAGAAACAGTTGCACCAGCACTTAAAACCAAATATAATTATTCATCAGTGATGGAAATTCCTAAAGTAACAAAAATTATTTTAAACATGACAGCTGGTAATGAAATTACTAATTCTAAAGCTATTGAAGAAGTTTTAAATGAATTATCACTAATTGCTGGTCAAAAACCTTTTCAAACCAAAGCAAAAAAATCATTAGCTTCTTGAAAACTTCGTGAAGGCATGCCAGTTGGTGGAAAAGTTACTCTCCGTCGTGAAAATATGTGAGAATTTCTCTATAAATTAATTAATGTTTCCATACCAAGAATTCGTGATTTTCGTGGTGTTAACCCTAAAGCCTTTGATGGACGTGGTAACTTTGCACTTGGAGTAAAAGAAATTCTTATTTTCCCAGAAATCAGTTTTGATAAAATTCGTAAATTAAGAGGACTTGATGTCATTATTGTAACTAGTGCCAAAACTGATGCTGAGGCTAAATCACTACTTGAGTTAATGGGAATTCCCTTTGCAAAAAAAGTTAATTAA